A section of the Procambarus clarkii isolate CNS0578487 chromosome 38, FALCON_Pclarkii_2.0, whole genome shotgun sequence genome encodes:
- the LOC138372193 gene encoding nuclear speckle splicing regulatory protein 1-like, with amino-acid sequence MNIEATPRDRNNGATPRDRNNEATPRDRNNVATPRDRKIEATPRDRNNEATPRDRNNEATPRDRNNEATPRDRKIEATPRDRNNEATPRDRKIEPTPRDRNNEATPRDRNNEATPRDRNNVATPRDRKIEATPRDRNNEATPRDRNNGATPRDRNNEATPRDRNNVATPRDRNIEATPRDRNNEATPRDRNIEATPRDRNNGATPRDRNNGATPRDRNNEATPRDRNNEASPRDRNNVATPKDRKIEATPRDRNNEATPRDRNNEATPRDRNNEATPRDRKIEATPRDRNNEATPRDRKIEATPRDRNNEATPRDRNNEATPRDRNNVATPRDRKIEATPRDRNNEATPRDRNNGATPRDRNNGATPRDRNFLLQ; translated from the coding sequence ATGAACATCGAGGCTACTCCAAGGGATAGGAACAACGGGGCTACTCCAAGGGATAGGAACAACGAGGCTACTCCAAGGGATAGGAACAACGTGGCTACTCCAAGGGATAGGAAGATCGAGGCTACTCCAAGGGATAGGAACAACGAGGCTACTCCAAGGGATAGGAACAACGAGGCTACTCCAAGGGATAGGAACAACGAGGCTACTCCAAGGGATAGGAAGATCGAGGCTACTCCAAGGGATAGGAACAACGAGGCTACTCCAAGGGATAGGAAGATCGAGCCTACTCCAAGGGATAGGAACAACGAGGCTACTCCAAGGGATAGGAACAACGAGGCTACTCCAAGGGATAGGAACAACGTGGCTACTCCAAGGGATAGGAAGATCGAGGCTACTCCAAGGGATAGGAACAACGAGGCTACTCCAAGGGATAGGAACAACGGGGCTACTCCAAGGGATAGGAACAACGAGGCTACTCCAAGGGATAGGAACAACGTGGCTACTCCAAGGGATAGGAACATCGAGGCTACTCCAAGGGATAGGAACAACGAGGCTACTCCAAGGGATAGGAACATCGAGGCTACTCCAAGGGATAGGAACAACGGGGCTACTCCAAGGGATAGGAACAACGGGGCTACTCCAAGGGATAGGAACAACGAGGCTACTCCAAGGGATAGGAACAACGAGGCTTCTCCAAGGGATAGGAACAACGTGGCTACTCCAAAGGATAGGAAGATCGAGGCTACTCCAAGGGATAGGAACAACGAGGCTACTCCAAGGGATAGGAACAACGAGGCTACTCCAAGGGATAGGAACAACGAGGCTACTCCAAGGGATAGGAAGATCGAGGCTACTCCAAGGGATAGGAACAACGAGGCTACTCCAAGGGATAGGAAGATCGAGGCTACTCCAAGGGATAGGAACAACGAGGCTACTCCAAGGGATAGAAACAACGAGGCTACTCCAAGGGATAGGAACAACGTGGCTACTCCAAGGGATAGGAAGATCGAGGCTACTCCAAGGGATAGGAACAACGAGGCTACTCCAAGGGATAGGAACAACGGGGCTACTCCAAGGGATAGGAACAACGGGGCTACTCCAAGGGATAGGAACTTCCTCCTGCAATGA